From Spirochaeta lutea, the proteins below share one genomic window:
- a CDS encoding pyruvate dehydrogenase complex dihydrolipoamide acetyltransferase, giving the protein MAEKIMMIALSPTMEEGTILSWNKKVGDSVDTGDVLCEVETDKASMDYESAQEGTILKIILDEGSSAKVGDAIAIIGESGEDFSELEKEIEEEKKAASQKGAQPDSSGSSAPESSGDQDSSPSQQPQSASKEPGAPATAGTGGPVKSSPLARTLARQKGIDISLVSGTGPGGRIVKEDVENYKGSTAPARGAAAGSGAPGAGFVPAQPAGQDQTIPVAGKRAVIAKRLAESKFSAPHYYIKNSVEMDNLMAARSILNKEAPQKVSFNAFIMKLAAESLKRYPGVNASWQGDHILQFGSIDIGLAVDLGNGLITPIVRNVGNKGIVQIDAELKELIQKAGSGSLKPEEYSGATFTISNLGSFGVEEFTAIINPPGSAILALGEVKKTPVYDESGELRPASIMKMNLSCDHRVIDGALGGRFLSELKKMMENPVRVLF; this is encoded by the coding sequence ATGGCAGAAAAAATTATGATGATCGCCCTTTCTCCCACCATGGAGGAGGGTACAATACTTTCTTGGAATAAAAAAGTCGGCGATTCCGTCGACACCGGAGATGTCCTGTGTGAGGTTGAAACCGACAAGGCGAGTATGGACTACGAGTCCGCCCAAGAAGGGACGATCCTAAAAATAATCCTGGATGAGGGAAGTTCAGCGAAGGTGGGAGATGCCATAGCCATCATCGGCGAGTCTGGTGAAGATTTTTCCGAGCTCGAGAAAGAGATTGAGGAGGAAAAGAAGGCAGCGTCACAGAAGGGCGCCCAGCCCGACTCAAGTGGGTCATCTGCTCCGGAGTCCTCGGGAGATCAAGATAGCTCCCCCTCCCAGCAGCCCCAATCAGCCTCCAAAGAGCCAGGCGCGCCAGCTACGGCAGGTACCGGAGGTCCTGTAAAATCAAGTCCCTTAGCAAGAACTCTAGCGCGACAAAAAGGCATAGACATCTCCTTGGTGAGCGGAACCGGTCCCGGGGGAAGGATTGTTAAAGAGGATGTAGAAAACTACAAAGGCTCGACAGCTCCAGCAAGAGGTGCCGCAGCCGGTTCTGGAGCCCCCGGTGCCGGATTTGTACCAGCCCAGCCCGCCGGTCAGGACCAGACCATTCCTGTGGCAGGAAAACGCGCGGTGATCGCCAAGCGTCTTGCCGAGAGTAAGTTTAGTGCGCCCCACTATTACATTAAAAACTCCGTGGAGATGGACAATCTCATGGCGGCCCGATCCATCCTTAATAAGGAAGCACCCCAAAAGGTAAGCTTCAACGCCTTTATTATGAAGCTCGCCGCCGAATCCCTTAAACGATACCCAGGGGTGAACGCAAGCTGGCAGGGTGATCATATCCTTCAATTCGGGTCAATCGACATCGGGTTGGCCGTGGATCTTGGCAACGGTCTGATCACCCCCATCGTACGAAATGTTGGGAACAAGGGCATTGTTCAGATAGACGCCGAATTAAAAGAGCTTATCCAAAAAGCCGGTTCAGGCTCCTTGAAACCCGAGGAATACTCCGGGGCTACCTTCACCATTAGTAATTTGGGAAGCTTCGGAGTTGAGGAATTTACCGCCATCATTAACCCTCCCGGGTCGGCTATTCTTGCCCTGGGTGAGGTTAAGAAAACACCTGTTTACGATGAATCAGGGGAGCTGCGGCCTGCCAGCATCATGAAAATGAATCTTAGCTGTGATCACCGGGTCATCGATGGCGCCCTGGGCGGACGGTTCTTGAGCGAGTTAAAGAAGATGATGGAAAACCCTGTCCGGGTTCTGTTTTAG
- a CDS encoding pyruvate dehydrogenase complex E1 component subunit beta encodes MAVITFREALNQAMDEEMARDESVFLMGEEVAEYNGAYKVSKGLLDKYGPNRVLDTPIAELGFTGLGVGAALAGLRPIVEWMTFNFGLLALDQLVNNAAKFRHMSGGQLNVPMVIRGPNGPAEYLSSQHSQSFASYYTHIPGLKVVAPSTPYDGKGLLKSAIRDDNPVIFLEAEMMYGLQGEVPEEEYLIPLGKADTKRQGDDVTLITFGKPVHMVLEAAKQLEESGVNAEVVDLRSLRPLDEQTIYESVRKTNRAVVIDEAWPMASVGSHIAYLISKNCFDILDAQVELIASEDVPMPYNHTMELEVQPTLAKIVNAAKRVLYMD; translated from the coding sequence ATGGCAGTAATAACTTTTAGAGAAGCATTAAATCAGGCGATGGACGAGGAGATGGCCCGGGATGAGAGTGTGTTTCTCATGGGCGAAGAGGTCGCAGAGTATAACGGTGCCTACAAGGTTTCCAAGGGTTTATTAGATAAATACGGCCCGAACAGGGTATTGGATACCCCAATTGCCGAACTGGGCTTCACAGGCCTCGGGGTTGGCGCCGCTCTTGCGGGGCTGCGACCTATTGTGGAATGGATGACCTTTAATTTCGGTTTGTTAGCTCTGGACCAGTTGGTGAATAACGCCGCCAAGTTTCGACATATGTCCGGCGGCCAGTTGAATGTACCCATGGTTATTCGAGGTCCCAACGGGCCCGCAGAATATCTCAGTTCCCAGCATAGCCAGAGCTTTGCTAGCTACTACACCCACATCCCGGGATTAAAGGTAGTGGCTCCGTCCACCCCCTATGATGGGAAGGGGCTGCTGAAGAGTGCTATACGGGATGACAATCCGGTTATCTTTCTTGAGGCTGAAATGATGTACGGCTTACAAGGCGAGGTGCCTGAGGAAGAATACCTGATTCCCCTGGGGAAGGCCGATACTAAACGCCAGGGTGATGATGTGACCCTCATTACCTTCGGGAAACCAGTGCACATGGTCCTGGAGGCAGCAAAGCAGCTGGAAGAATCGGGAGTGAACGCAGAGGTGGTGGATCTTCGGTCACTAAGACCCCTAGATGAGCAGACAATCTACGAATCGGTGCGGAAAACCAACCGGGCTGTGGTTATCGATGAGGCTTGGCCCATGGCAAGTGTCGGAAGCCACATTGCATACCTGATTAGCAAAAATTGTTTCGATATTCTCGATGCCCAGGTTGAGTTGATTGCGAGCGAGGATGTACCCATGCCCTATAATCACACCATGGAATTGGAAGTGCAGCCCACCCTGGCAAAGATCGTTAATGCAGCTAAACGCGTATTGTATATGGACTAA
- the pdhA gene encoding pyruvate dehydrogenase (acetyl-transferring) E1 component subunit alpha: MSSLKKYDKDFLHGLLKDMLLIRRFEEKAGQMYGLKKIGGFCHLYNGQEGVALGSIRALDLTRDYVLTAYRDHGHAIACGMDPKGIMAELYGKITGVSRGKGGSMHMFDKERHMFGGNGIVGAQIPVATGVAFKSAYEYKLGKTKDMGVTLCYFGDGAIHQGAFHESLNLAAVWKLPIVYIVENNQFGMGTAVKRVSAVEDFAIKAEGYGLEGRTLDGMNVLSVYEGVKEVVEESRKTGKAYLLDIKTYRYKGHSMSDPAKYRTKDELENYKQQDPIVQLKSDLLEAKLLKEEEFKEYDNQVKKIVQEAVDFADESPEPPLHTMYEDIYAE, from the coding sequence ATGAGTTCACTTAAAAAATATGACAAGGATTTTCTCCATGGCTTATTAAAGGACATGTTGTTAATCCGCCGGTTTGAGGAAAAGGCCGGTCAGATGTACGGACTTAAAAAGATAGGTGGTTTTTGTCACCTGTACAACGGTCAGGAGGGGGTTGCCCTGGGCTCGATCCGGGCCCTGGATTTGACCCGGGATTATGTATTAACGGCGTATCGCGACCATGGACATGCTATTGCCTGCGGGATGGACCCCAAGGGGATTATGGCCGAACTCTATGGGAAGATCACCGGAGTAAGCCGCGGTAAGGGCGGCTCTATGCATATGTTTGACAAAGAACGCCATATGTTCGGGGGAAACGGCATCGTAGGGGCCCAGATTCCTGTGGCAACCGGGGTGGCCTTTAAAAGCGCCTACGAGTATAAGCTAGGAAAAACCAAGGATATGGGGGTGACGCTTTGTTATTTCGGCGACGGTGCCATCCATCAGGGGGCCTTCCACGAGAGTCTAAACCTCGCCGCAGTTTGGAAGCTACCCATAGTGTACATAGTTGAAAATAACCAATTCGGAATGGGAACGGCTGTCAAGCGTGTTTCCGCCGTAGAGGATTTCGCCATCAAGGCTGAGGGTTACGGTCTGGAAGGACGAACTCTGGATGGAATGAACGTATTATCGGTGTATGAGGGCGTCAAAGAGGTAGTGGAGGAATCCAGAAAGACCGGAAAGGCCTATTTACTGGATATTAAAACCTACCGCTATAAGGGACATTCCATGTCCGACCCGGCAAAATACCGTACTAAAGATGAACTCGAGAACTATAAACAACAGGATCCCATAGTTCAGCTGAAGTCTGATTTATTGGAAGCCAAGCTCCTGAAGGAAGAAGAGTTTAAGGAGTATGACAACCAGGTTAAGAAGATTGTGCAGGAGGCTGTAGACTTTGCCGATGAAAGCCCAGAACCGCCTCTCCATACTATGTACGAAGATATCTACGCTGAATAA
- a CDS encoding pyridoxamine 5'-phosphate oxidase family protein produces the protein MDIKQMFGELDKMLDENKAGVLACVDPQGVPRMRWMTAGTVRGQDGFLYSVTFPDAGKVPVLREKPKATWLFTAKNYRQVISVTGTIQIVENPNLLSTVIEALGRNLEAFWKLHNDPSELVVIETVIEEIEIYHPGTGERERSTVTA, from the coding sequence ATGGACATCAAACAGATGTTCGGTGAACTGGACAAGATGTTGGACGAAAACAAGGCTGGCGTACTGGCTTGCGTGGACCCCCAGGGGGTTCCCCGGATGCGGTGGATGACAGCCGGAACTGTACGGGGCCAGGATGGTTTTCTCTATTCAGTAACCTTTCCCGATGCAGGGAAGGTACCTGTGCTGCGGGAAAAACCCAAGGCAACGTGGCTTTTTACGGCAAAAAATTACCGACAGGTTATCAGTGTTACTGGGACTATTCAGATTGTGGAGAATCCCAACCTCCTCTCCACGGTTATTGAGGCCCTGGGCCGGAACCTGGAGGCCTTCTGGAAGCTTCATAATGATCCTTCCGAGTTGGTAGTGATTGAGACGGTCATTGAAGAAATCGAAATCTACCATCCTGGAACTGGGGAGAGAGAACGCTCAACTGTAACGGCTTGA
- a CDS encoding lipoate--protein ligase family protein: MLRKYQVDPTEFLEPSLDDSGTGGISGGWINMGLGDIDWNLSIEEFIFTNLHTPGPLLLLYVSEPAVVMGKHQNPWQEADVLALNNLGIPLRRRKSGGGTVYHDEGNLNYSFIMPKSGFSQGSNLGLLASAVESLGISVEVSDRGDLLHGGKKFSGNALWYTRDRVLHHGTVLVQADLDNLRRALGGFRRSGEAQLTGRWVDSAPSPVVNLSQVKQELTVHQVAEAISQTWQEAVQAWGLGDVTAGVKRFGIDTGLWRKDNRISTLLDGYRSWEWNFGRTKPFECIFRNSPQTRLHIEDGCIRSLTQTEPQGEKVRVFSPGIRFQGEVKTDLSFLDPVGSR, encoded by the coding sequence CTCAGGAAATATCAAGTCGACCCAACTGAGTTTCTGGAGCCATCCTTGGACGATTCCGGGACGGGTGGGATATCCGGCGGATGGATCAACATGGGGCTGGGGGACATCGATTGGAACCTCAGTATAGAGGAGTTTATTTTTACCAACCTCCACACTCCTGGTCCCCTGCTATTGCTGTACGTAAGTGAACCGGCAGTTGTGATGGGAAAACACCAAAACCCGTGGCAGGAGGCCGATGTCTTGGCTCTGAACAATCTTGGGATTCCCCTACGGCGAAGGAAGAGCGGGGGGGGGACGGTATATCATGATGAGGGAAATCTTAATTATTCCTTTATTATGCCTAAGTCCGGCTTCAGCCAGGGAAGTAATCTGGGACTGTTAGCCTCTGCCGTGGAATCCCTAGGGATTTCAGTGGAGGTTTCCGACCGGGGTGATCTTTTACATGGGGGGAAAAAGTTTAGCGGTAACGCCCTCTGGTATACCCGGGACCGGGTATTACATCACGGGACAGTGTTGGTTCAAGCTGATTTGGACAATCTTCGACGTGCCCTCGGGGGGTTCAGGCGGTCCGGTGAGGCCCAGCTTACAGGGCGTTGGGTTGATTCAGCGCCTTCGCCGGTGGTGAATCTTTCCCAGGTAAAGCAGGAGTTGACTGTCCATCAGGTGGCGGAGGCCATCAGTCAGACTTGGCAGGAGGCTGTGCAAGCCTGGGGCCTCGGGGATGTAACGGCAGGAGTTAAAAGATTCGGTATTGATACTGGGCTTTGGAGGAAGGATAACCGAATATCCACTCTACTGGATGGGTACCGATCCTGGGAGTGGAACTTTGGAAGAACAAAGCCTTTTGAGTGTATTTTTCGGAATTCGCCTCAAACGAGGTTGCATATAGAGGATGGCTGTATTCGGAGCCTGACCCAAACCGAACCCCAGGGTGAGAAAGTCCGTGTTTTCTCACCGGGAATCCGGTTCCAGGGAGAAGTAAAAACAGATCTGTCTTTTCTGGATCCGGTGGGAAGCCGGTGA